A region of Candidatus Hydrothermales bacterium DNA encodes the following proteins:
- a CDS encoding class I SAM-dependent methyltransferase, which translates to MRNNTFVMQIKCPVCFSQNSALFIKIKFFTVKSLFYIYKCKDCSLLFNFPTYSNRDLKRLYGKSYYFFLRDEISELKRVSLQYKRVFSNLELSPNSKIIEIGSGRGYLLYILKQMGYSAKGVEISKEACLYAQRKFNVEVFNGTLEEYAKLTDERYDLILLIDLIEHIKDPHSFMNSLSLISKKGTKLVIDTPNSESRDIEIYKEKFIGFNPYHIRLYSLNSLTHLLRAYNFSILNYFYYGSGRIDIFKERFRNLLYLFKVNTLFDKFKILLRGAFKNREELIKEILFEIKNYDKKSLLENLKGDANILIYAYKE; encoded by the coding sequence ATGAGAAATAATACTTTTGTCATGCAAATAAAATGTCCAGTGTGTTTTTCTCAAAATTCGGCCCTTTTTATTAAAATTAAGTTTTTTACCGTTAAATCTTTATTCTATATTTATAAGTGCAAAGATTGCTCACTTCTTTTTAATTTTCCAACATACAGCAATAGGGATTTAAAAAGACTATACGGTAAAAGCTATTACTTTTTTTTAAGAGATGAAATTTCTGAATTAAAAAGAGTCTCTCTTCAATATAAAAGAGTTTTTTCAAATCTCGAGTTATCCCCTAATTCAAAAATTATTGAAATAGGTTCGGGTAGAGGTTATCTTCTATATATTCTTAAACAAATGGGTTATTCTGCTAAGGGAGTGGAAATATCGAAAGAGGCTTGTCTTTATGCCCAAAGAAAATTTAATGTTGAGGTTTTCAATGGAACTCTTGAAGAATATGCAAAACTAACTGATGAAAGGTACGATCTTATCCTTTTAATTGATTTAATTGAGCATATTAAGGATCCCCACTCCTTTATGAATTCTTTGTCTCTTATATCTAAAAAAGGCACTAAATTAGTAATAGATACCCCTAACTCTGAATCACGCGATATAGAGATTTATAAAGAAAAATTTATAGGTTTTAATCCTTATCATATAAGACTTTACAGTTTAAATTCTCTTACTCATCTTCTTAGAGCTTATAATTTTTCTATCCTTAATTATTTTTATTACGGTTCAGGAAGAATAGATATTTTTAAGGAGAGATTTAGAAATCTTTTATATCTCTTTAAAGTCAACACACTCTTTGACAAGTTTAAAATATTACTGAGGGGGGCTTTTAAAAATAGAGAAGAATTGATAAAAGAGATTCTGTTTGAGATAAAAAATTATGATAAAAAAAGCCTCTTAGAAAATTTAAAGGGAGATGCGAATATATTAATTTACGCTTATAAAGAATAA
- a CDS encoding carbamoyltransferase N-terminal domain-containing protein: MAKILGLSFFYHDSAAALTIDGVPVALAQEERFSRKKGDASFPEKSIEFVLKEAGLLSKDLDYVVFYEKPFLKFERVIKTQFLNFPFHPFVFAASMRNLLGEKLWIREIICNKLKISPKKVLFCSHHLSHASSAFFPSPFEEAVILTVDGVGEWTTTAISVGRGNNIEMIKEIYFPHSLGLLYSTFTAFLGFEVNEGEYKVMGMAPYGYPKHVEEVKKLINLYDDGSFSLNLDYFSFHKSLDRTYSEKFLKLFGKPRNPASKFFTRETGWPSYFGEKPDKFEYEKMAMEQENYANIAASIQSVLEEALINLAKEAYRMTNLKYLCLGGGVALNSVANWKIYKSLPFEEVFIQPAAGDAGGALGAALCVEHMMLGSKRNFVMKNASFGKSYSAEEINLFLSKNNIKDIAVYYEDEDRLIEKVVEELLNGKVIGWFHGKFEWGPRALGNRSILADPRIKEMKDIVNTKIKFREPYRPFAPSVLIEHAEDWFEITEKEKEQHPFRFMLYVVPVKKEKWEKIKAVTHVDFSARPQFVYKEENPRYYKLILKFYKETGIPMILNTSFNLKGEPIVNSPEDAFSTFIRSGLDVLVLENFIIKKDSLLHEK; this comes from the coding sequence ATGGCAAAAATTCTTGGTCTTTCTTTTTTTTATCATGATTCAGCTGCAGCTTTAACCATAGATGGGGTACCAGTTGCCCTAGCTCAGGAAGAACGTTTCTCAAGAAAAAAAGGAGATGCAAGTTTCCCTGAAAAGTCCATTGAATTTGTATTAAAAGAGGCTGGGCTTTTAAGTAAAGATCTTGATTATGTTGTCTTTTACGAAAAACCCTTTTTAAAGTTTGAAAGAGTTATTAAGACTCAATTTTTAAATTTTCCCTTTCATCCCTTTGTTTTTGCTGCTTCAATGAGAAATCTTTTAGGAGAAAAGCTCTGGATAAGAGAGATTATATGTAACAAATTAAAGATATCACCAAAAAAGGTACTCTTTTGTTCACACCACTTGTCTCATGCTTCTTCTGCTTTTTTCCCTTCTCCTTTTGAGGAGGCTGTTATTCTCACAGTAGACGGGGTGGGTGAGTGGACTACAACAGCAATAAGTGTTGGGCGTGGAAATAACATTGAAATGATTAAGGAAATTTATTTTCCCCACTCACTGGGTTTACTTTACTCAACCTTTACAGCTTTTTTAGGATTTGAAGTAAATGAAGGTGAGTATAAGGTTATGGGAATGGCTCCTTACGGTTATCCTAAGCATGTTGAGGAGGTGAAAAAACTTATAAATCTTTATGATGATGGCTCTTTTAGTTTAAATCTTGATTATTTTTCCTTTCATAAATCCCTTGACAGAACTTATTCAGAAAAGTTTTTAAAGTTATTTGGCAAACCTCGCAATCCAGCGTCTAAGTTTTTTACTCGTGAAACTGGTTGGCCGAGTTACTTTGGTGAAAAGCCGGATAAATTTGAATATGAGAAAATGGCAATGGAACAGGAGAATTACGCAAACATTGCAGCATCAATTCAAAGTGTCTTGGAGGAGGCTCTTATAAACTTGGCAAAAGAAGCCTATAGAATGACAAATCTTAAATACCTATGTTTGGGAGGTGGAGTTGCTCTAAATTCAGTGGCCAATTGGAAGATTTATAAAAGTCTTCCCTTTGAGGAGGTGTTTATTCAGCCTGCAGCTGGAGATGCTGGAGGGGCTTTAGGAGCAGCACTTTGTGTTGAACATATGATGCTTGGTTCAAAAAGAAACTTTGTTATGAAAAATGCTTCCTTTGGAAAAAGTTACTCAGCAGAGGAAATAAATCTTTTTTTGTCAAAGAATAACATAAAAGATATTGCAGTTTATTATGAGGATGAAGACAGGTTGATCGAAAAGGTAGTTGAGGAGCTTTTAAATGGGAAAGTGATAGGATGGTTTCATGGAAAGTTTGAGTGGGGTCCAAGAGCGCTTGGCAATAGGTCAATTCTTGCGGATCCGAGAATAAAGGAGATGAAAGATATTGTTAATACAAAAATTAAATTTAGAGAACCTTATAGGCCTTTTGCACCTTCAGTGCTTATAGAGCATGCTGAAGATTGGTTTGAAATAACTGAAAAAGAAAAGGAGCAGCATCCTTTTAGGTTTATGCTTTATGTAGTACCTGTTAAGAAAGAAAAGTGGGAAAAAATTAAGGCAGTTACTCATGTAGATTTTTCAGCTAGACCCCAATTTGTATATAAGGAGGAAAATCCCAGATATTATAAGCTTATTTTGAAGTTTTACAAAGAAACTGGTATTCCTATGATACTTAACACTTC
- a CDS encoding CopG family transcriptional regulator — protein MKDKVTIKIPRPLYNKLKKIIEGTGFSSVNEFIVYILRDLASAKEEYREDFSKDEINKIKEKLKKLGYL, from the coding sequence ATGAAAGATAAGGTAACAATAAAAATTCCAAGACCCTTATACAACAAACTAAAAAAAATAATTGAAGGAACAGGATTTTCAAGTGTTAACGAATTTATTGTTTATATTTTAAGAGACTTGGCCTCCGCAAAAGAGGAATACCGAGAAGATTTCTCTAAAGATGAAATTAACAAAATAAAGGAAAAACTCAAAAAATTGGGATATTTATAA
- a CDS encoding amidohydrolase family protein: protein MKKFYISALVFLTLYANLQIPSEEQRGYLALVNGVIHTIKNGDILDGSILVKDGKIIEVGKDIKIPENVSVIDLKGKHVYPGFIDANSILGLIEISSVEATLDYAEVGDFNPNAKALVAINPDSELIPVTRSNGILIANVVPQGGLITGTSSVIMLDGWSVEDMVLKYNSGIYLKWPSKREFTQRFYLRVKSEEELEKEYESNLKKIREFLEDSYGYLKLKNSNKLYESDEKFESMIPLLKGEVPLFVYADEYFQIRDVLDFFTKFPEIKVVIVGGYDAWRFSEELKRRNIPVVITGIHINPFREDEGYDEPYLLPYRLYKSGVKFCIANSSSPYAAPNARNLLYKVATACAFGLPIEEGIKSITLYAAEILGISDRVGSIEKGKDATLVVTDGNPLDIRTNVHYAFIQGKKIDLENKQTLLFKKYLKKYKSKGLLD, encoded by the coding sequence ATGAAAAAGTTTTATATTAGTGCTTTAGTTTTTTTAACTTTATATGCAAATTTGCAGATACCATCTGAGGAGCAAAGGGGGTATCTTGCCCTTGTTAATGGTGTAATTCACACGATAAAAAATGGTGATATACTTGATGGTTCTATTTTGGTTAAAGATGGAAAAATAATTGAAGTAGGTAAAGATATAAAGATTCCTGAGAATGTCTCTGTTATAGATTTAAAGGGAAAGCATGTATATCCTGGTTTTATTGATGCCAACTCAATATTAGGGCTCATAGAAATTTCATCTGTTGAGGCAACTCTTGACTATGCTGAAGTTGGAGATTTTAACCCAAACGCAAAGGCCTTAGTAGCTATTAACCCTGACAGTGAACTTATTCCTGTTACAAGATCAAATGGAATTCTAATTGCTAATGTAGTCCCACAGGGAGGCCTTATTACAGGAACTTCTTCCGTTATTATGCTTGATGGATGGAGTGTAGAAGATATGGTTTTAAAGTATAACTCCGGAATTTACCTTAAGTGGCCCTCAAAGAGAGAGTTTACTCAGAGGTTCTACTTGAGAGTTAAATCTGAGGAAGAACTTGAAAAAGAATATGAAAGTAATTTGAAAAAAATAAGAGAATTCCTTGAAGATTCCTATGGGTATTTAAAACTTAAAAATTCGAATAAATTATATGAAAGTGATGAGAAATTTGAGTCAATGATTCCACTTTTAAAAGGCGAAGTGCCCTTATTTGTTTATGCTGATGAATACTTTCAGATCAGAGATGTTTTGGATTTTTTCACAAAATTCCCGGAAATAAAGGTTGTAATTGTGGGAGGCTATGATGCCTGGAGATTTTCTGAGGAGCTTAAAAGGAGAAATATTCCTGTGGTAATAACAGGTATCCATATAAATCCGTTTAGAGAGGATGAGGGTTACGATGAACCGTACCTTTTGCCTTATAGGCTCTATAAAAGTGGAGTTAAGTTTTGTATAGCTAACTCATCAAGTCCCTATGCGGCTCCAAATGCCAGGAATCTTCTCTACAAAGTAGCTACTGCCTGTGCCTTTGGTTTACCTATTGAGGAAGGTATTAAATCTATAACGCTTTATGCTGCTGAAATTCTCGGTATATCCGATAGGGTAGGTTCAATAGAAAAAGGAAAGGATGCTACACTAGTTGTTACAGATGGAAATCCCCTTGATATAAGAACAAATGTCCACTACGCCTTTATTCAGGGGAAAAAGATTGATCTTGAAAACAAACAAACTCTACTTTTTAAAAAATATTTGAAAAAGTACAAAAGTAAAGGGTTACTGGATTAA
- a CDS encoding DUF5989 family protein — protein sequence MKNFFQNFYNFFWSFSIRFKIARDLLFFLWRNKMWWLIPIVLVLLIFFFFVIFLQSSPLGPFIYTLF from the coding sequence ATGAAAAATTTTTTTCAAAATTTTTATAACTTCTTCTGGTCTTTTTCTATTCGATTTAAAATAGCAAGGGATCTTTTGTTTTTTTTGTGGAGAAATAAAATGTGGTGGTTAATTCCAATTGTTTTAGTATTACTTATTTTCTTCTTCTTTGTTATTTTCTTACAATCAAGCCCACTTGGTCCTTTTATATACACTTTATTTTAG
- a CDS encoding FkbM family methyltransferase: MPFKLIPPKTKVRILSGPIKNSKIIYGSGLISQWLGIYEKEIIKKIIKELKPNKIYYDIGAHVGYYTILFSKFAKLVYSFEPEPTNFYFLKENLKLNRIKNVKILNIAIYSENREFNFDIKDDRTEGKIKDNGILKVCAFTIDYLCLMKNLYFPDLMKIDVEGAELEVLKGAIKILNLKKPKILISFHSEDLKKDTILFLSNIGYNVKKIKEDIFLFK; this comes from the coding sequence GTGCCATTTAAATTAATTCCACCAAAAACTAAAGTAAGAATTCTATCAGGACCAATAAAGAATTCAAAAATTATTTATGGTTCAGGTCTTATTTCCCAATGGCTTGGAATTTACGAAAAAGAAATCATTAAGAAAATAATAAAAGAATTAAAACCTAACAAAATATACTACGACATAGGTGCTCACGTAGGTTACTACACCATTTTATTTTCTAAATTTGCAAAACTTGTATACTCCTTTGAACCTGAACCAACTAACTTTTACTTTTTAAAAGAAAATTTAAAATTAAACAGAATTAAAAACGTTAAAATCTTAAATATAGCAATTTATTCTGAAAACAGAGAGTTTAATTTTGACATTAAAGATGACAGAACAGAGGGCAAAATTAAAGATAACGGAATCTTAAAAGTTTGTGCTTTCACTATTGACTATCTTTGCCTGATGAAAAATTTATACTTTCCAGATTTGATGAAAATAGATGTTGAGGGCGCGGAACTCGAGGTATTAAAGGGAGCAATAAAAATTTTAAACCTTAAAAAGCCAAAAATTTTAATAAGTTTTCACAGTGAAGATTTAAAGAAAGATACTATTCTTTTTCTTTCTAATATAGGTTATAATGTAAAAAAAATCAAAGAAGATATTTTCTTATTCAAATGA
- a CDS encoding sulfite exporter TauE/SafE family protein yields the protein MNVLILILSSFFFEFIDSAIGMGYGTSLTPFLILLGFSPKVIVPCILFSEFVTGILAGLFHHIFGNVKFDFRKDEAVLKRLSGLGYIPKSEDAKVSYFLTIFGVIGAIISSSISINLPKEIVTLYIAIMVTAIGVYIIINLNRNITFNWKTFIFISLLSGFNKGISAGGYGPLVTGGQIISGRNVKSSIGTTSFAEGFISLVSFSIYTIMGKNINFKLIIPLLIGSLLSVPFSALFVKKAPEKELKLATGLIIVILGLSNIFKLF from the coding sequence ATGAATGTATTAATTTTAATTTTAAGTTCTTTCTTTTTTGAATTTATTGACAGTGCAATAGGTATGGGATACGGGACATCCTTAACGCCTTTTTTAATTTTACTTGGTTTTTCACCTAAGGTTATTGTTCCCTGTATTCTTTTCTCTGAGTTTGTGACAGGAATCTTAGCAGGTTTATTTCATCATATATTTGGTAATGTAAAATTTGATTTTAGGAAAGATGAAGCTGTTTTAAAGAGGCTTTCTGGACTGGGTTATATTCCAAAGTCAGAAGATGCTAAAGTAAGCTATTTTCTTACCATATTTGGTGTTATAGGGGCTATAATTTCTTCTTCAATTTCTATTAATTTACCTAAAGAAATTGTAACTCTTTATATTGCAATAATGGTGACAGCAATAGGAGTATACATTATTATTAACTTAAACAGAAATATAACTTTCAATTGGAAAACCTTCATTTTCATTTCTCTTTTAAGTGGCTTTAATAAAGGGATATCAGCAGGTGGTTATGGTCCTCTTGTTACTGGAGGTCAAATTATTTCTGGCCGAAACGTAAAAAGTTCAATAGGAACCACTTCTTTTGCAGAAGGTTTTATATCCCTTGTATCTTTTTCCATTTATACCATAATGGGCAAAAATATAAATTTTAAACTAATAATTCCTTTACTTATTGGTAGCCTTTTATCTGTTCCCTTCTCAGCTTTATTTGTGAAAAAGGCACCTGAAAAGGAACTAAAACTTGCAACAGGTTTAATTATAGTTATTCTTGGGTTATCAAACATTTTTAAACTCTTTTAA
- a CDS encoding methyltransferase domain-containing protein — protein MKKKFTRGESFLDNFLAILRSKKADSLIPDDKRKGTILDIGCGLFPYFLTKTKFKTKVGVDKIKIENVEGIKIININIEKINYLPFKDETFDVVTSLAVFEHIERAKILKIFKEIKRILKKGGFLILTTPNYFSDFLLKAMAKLRIVSHEEILEHKKLFKKKELIELLVRAGFERKNIEAGYFELGFNIYVRAKK, from the coding sequence ATGAAGAAAAAATTTACAAGGGGTGAATCTTTCTTAGATAACTTTCTTGCAATTTTAAGATCAAAAAAGGCTGACTCTTTAATACCGGATGATAAAAGAAAAGGGACTATACTTGATATTGGTTGTGGACTTTTTCCCTATTTTTTAACTAAAACTAAATTTAAAACAAAAGTAGGTGTTGATAAAATAAAGATAGAAAATGTTGAGGGAATAAAGATTATAAATATAAACATCGAGAAAATTAATTATCTTCCATTTAAGGATGAAACCTTTGATGTTGTTACCTCCTTGGCAGTTTTTGAACACATAGAAAGAGCAAAGATTTTAAAAATTTTTAAAGAAATAAAAAGAATATTAAAAAAGGGAGGATTTTTGATTTTAACAACACCAAATTATTTTTCTGACTTTTTACTTAAAGCTATGGCGAAATTAAGAATTGTAAGCCATGAGGAGATATTAGAACATAAAAAACTATTTAAAAAAAAAGAGTTAATAGAACTTCTTGTAAGGGCAGGTTTTGAAAGAAAAAACATTGAAGCAGGCTACTTTGAATTGGGATTTAATATATACGTAAGGGCGAAAAAGTAA
- a CDS encoding MFS transporter, whose protein sequence is MKNKISILVIAFFASFMTPFMNSSINVLLPDMGKNLNLSAKTLSWIATSHLLSLSIFLLPFGKIGDIYGKRRIFLLGLLTHSLSSFLISISSIPFLIIFFRLIQGIGSAMVFGMGLSILTEIFPPSERGKAFGINSASIYTGLSLGPLLGGILTKEFGWRSLFVFNSIFSLISVLFLLFSLKKEFETIRNEKFDFLSFLIYGLSLATLVYGFTVINQSHGLLYFLAGVLILIFFINFEAKRSSPLLEINLFKKNPTFLFSNLATFINYASTSGVSLLLSLYLQYIKGINPRETGIILLSQPIVMALISPLAGRISDKISPGFVASFGMFITFISLSLFTSLENSTETVFILLNLILMGLGIGTFAPPNIKCVMSSVDKRFYGVSASMVATMRVLGHLFSVAIVTLILSYFLEGKNINNTNLNLLLKGTKTSLLLFSVLSLLGIFVSLKRK, encoded by the coding sequence ATGAAGAACAAAATTTCAATACTTGTGATTGCTTTTTTTGCTTCTTTTATGACACCCTTTATGAACTCAAGCATAAATGTCCTTTTACCTGATATGGGTAAAAATTTAAATTTATCGGCAAAAACTTTATCATGGATAGCTACATCTCATCTTCTCTCACTTTCCATATTTCTTTTGCCCTTTGGTAAAATAGGTGATATTTACGGAAAAAGAAGAATCTTTTTATTAGGACTTTTAACTCATTCACTATCTTCTTTTTTAATTTCTATCTCCTCTATACCTTTTTTAATCATATTTTTTAGATTGATTCAAGGAATCGGTTCAGCTATGGTTTTCGGTATGGGTCTTTCAATTTTAACAGAAATATTTCCTCCTTCTGAAAGGGGTAAAGCATTTGGTATAAACTCTGCCTCTATATATACTGGACTTTCTTTAGGTCCTTTACTTGGCGGAATATTAACAAAAGAATTTGGATGGAGAAGTCTCTTTGTTTTTAATTCAATTTTTTCATTAATATCAGTCCTGTTTCTTTTATTCTCTTTAAAGAAAGAATTTGAGACTATTAGAAACGAAAAATTTGATTTTCTTAGTTTTTTAATATACGGCCTTTCACTAGCAACCCTTGTGTATGGATTCACTGTAATCAATCAGAGCCATGGACTCCTATACTTTCTAGCTGGAGTCCTTATTTTAATTTTTTTTATAAATTTTGAAGCAAAAAGAAGTTCACCATTACTTGAAATCAACTTATTTAAAAAAAATCCTACTTTTTTATTTTCAAATCTTGCGACGTTTATAAACTATGCTTCTACATCCGGAGTGAGTTTACTTTTAAGTCTTTATCTCCAATACATAAAAGGTATAAATCCAAGAGAAACAGGAATAATCCTTTTATCTCAACCAATTGTTATGGCACTAATTTCTCCCCTTGCCGGAAGAATATCAGATAAGATTAGTCCTGGTTTTGTTGCTTCTTTCGGCATGTTTATCACTTTTATATCCTTATCACTTTTTACATCACTTGAGAACTCAACAGAAACTGTGTTTATCTTACTTAACCTTATTCTTATGGGTTTAGGTATAGGCACATTTGCTCCCCCAAATATTAAATGTGTGATGAGTTCAGTTGACAAAAGATTTTACGGGGTATCTGCCTCTATGGTCGCAACAATGAGAGTTTTAGGACACCTCTTTAGCGTAGCAATAGTAACTCTTATTCTTAGCTATTTTTTAGAGGGGAAAAATATAAACAACACTAATTTAAACTTACTTTTAAAAGGAACTAAAACATCTCTTTTATTATTTTCGGTTCTTTCTCTTTTAGGTATTTTCGTTTCTTTAAAAAGAAAATAA
- a CDS encoding glycosyltransferase family 4 protein: protein MRVLYFLKSKSRGGLEIYFLKTAQKLKEKNIDVHLFFPKSSSLFTNLKVLKLRETLFKSWDIVHFFKSSDLVYSLLLKAKKFFHTNMMGLSVSKKDLYHKILYSKIDKIFAISEAVKRELCENLPVNEDKVILIYPGIDTEFFKKDKNLRKQFRNKFKIKEEDIVISNTSRIEEKKGQRELLIVFNELSKKFDNIKLFFQGHAEDKKYFNDLKKIAGENVFFLKFSEDIRPLLFASDIYVFPSHGEALGFSLIEAMSSELACVAFSERAIPEIIEDGISGFLVKNKNLLDLKNKIEILIKNKDLRLEMGKRARKVVIEKFNFENYINKLLSFYSL from the coding sequence ATGAGGGTTCTTTATTTTCTAAAATCGAAGTCAAGGGGCGGACTTGAGATTTACTTTCTTAAAACTGCGCAAAAACTGAAAGAAAAAAATATCGATGTCCATCTTTTTTTCCCTAAATCATCAAGTCTTTTCACAAATTTAAAAGTTTTAAAATTAAGAGAAACACTTTTTAAAAGTTGGGACATAGTTCATTTTTTCAAATCTTCAGATCTTGTATACTCTCTTTTATTGAAAGCAAAAAAATTTTTTCATACAAACATGATGGGACTCTCTGTTTCAAAAAAAGATTTATACCACAAAATTTTATATAGTAAGATTGATAAGATTTTTGCAATTTCAGAGGCAGTTAAAAGGGAACTATGTGAAAATTTACCTGTAAATGAAGACAAAGTAATTTTGATTTATCCAGGAATAGATACAGAATTTTTTAAGAAAGACAAGAATTTGAGAAAGCAATTTAGAAACAAGTTTAAAATAAAAGAAGAAGATATAGTAATATCAAATACTTCAAGAATAGAGGAAAAAAAGGGACAAAGAGAATTATTGATAGTTTTCAACGAATTATCTAAAAAGTTTGATAATATAAAGCTTTTTTTTCAAGGTCACGCTGAGGATAAAAAATATTTCAATGATTTAAAAAAAATCGCAGGAGAAAATGTTTTTTTTCTTAAGTTTAGTGAGGATATAAGGCCTCTTCTTTTCGCCTCAGACATTTACGTTTTTCCTTCTCATGGTGAGGCACTCGGTTTTTCTTTAATTGAGGCAATGAGCTCAGAACTAGCATGTGTTGCTTTTAGCGAAAGAGCAATCCCCGAAATAATAGAAGATGGAATATCAGGTTTTTTAGTTAAAAATAAAAATCTACTAGATTTGAAAAATAAAATTGAAATTCTTATTAAAAATAAAGATTTAAGATTAGAAATGGGAAAAAGGGCAAGAAAAGTGGTTATTGAAAAGTTCAATTTTGAAAATTATATAAACAAACTTTTGTCGTTTTATTCTTTATAA